From Passer domesticus isolate bPasDom1 chromosome 8, bPasDom1.hap1, whole genome shotgun sequence, a single genomic window includes:
- the CSGALNACT2 gene encoding chondroitin sulfate N-acetylgalactosaminyltransferase 2 isoform X1, whose protein sequence is MRMPRRGLVIQARTRWLLVGLALLFSLVLLMYLLECAPQTDGNGSLPGVVGESMGKEYYQALLQEQEEHYQNRATSLKRQIAQLKQELQEMSDKLKSLQEKKSPKVNGMNYQGTKEQTSNDLLEFLHSQIDKAEVSVGAKLPSEYGVIPFESFTSMKVFQLEMGLTRHPEEKPVRKDKRDELVEVIEAGLEVINNPDEEDGQDEDDGVGDRQLYSENDFIEGYYRTERDKGTQYELFYKKMDGMEYRHVTLFRPFGPLMKVKSETVDISRSIINVIVPLAGRTEAFAQFMQNFRDVCIHQDKRVHLTVVYFGQDGLSEVKSILESVASLGCKGFLKTTKNQVIARKDFEVSDSPKNNRDLLWVWLCFSCRETDFHNYTLVSLNEEFNRGRGLDMGARAWEKGEVLMFFCDVDVYFTAEFLNSCRLNAEPGKKVFYPVVFSLYNPAIVYANQDIPPPVEQQLVHKKDSGFWRDFGFGMTCQYRTDFLTVGGFDLEVKGWGGEDVHLYRKYLHGELMVVRTPVPGLFHLWHEKHCADELTPEQYRMCIQSKAMNEASHSHLGMLVFREEIEAHLRKQAYRTNSEAAR, encoded by the exons ATGAGAATGCCCAGAAGAGGCTTAGTAATTCAAGCCAGGACTCGTTGGCTATTGGTGGGCCTTGCTTTGCTGTTCAGTTTAGTCTTGCTCATGTATTTGCTGGAGTGTGCTCCACAGACAGATGGCAATGGATCTCTGCCTGGTGTTGTAGGTGAAAGCATGGGTAAGGAGTACTATCAGGCTCTCTTGCAGGAACAAGAAGAGCATTATCAAAACCGAGCTACCAGTCTGAAACGTCAGATTGCCCAGCTAAAGCAAGAGCTTCAGGAAATGAGTGACAAATTGAAGtccctgcaggaaaaaaagagcCCGAAGGTCAATGGTATGAACTACCAGGGCACCAAAGAACAAACATCCAATGATCTCCTAGAGTTTCTTCATTCCCAGATTGACAAAGCTGAGGTGAGCGTGGGGGCCAAACTGCCTAGTGAGTATGGAGTCATTCCTTTTGAAAGCTTTACATCCATGAAAGTATTCCAGCTGGAGATGGGGCTCACTCGGCATCCAGAAGAGAAACCTGTCAGAAAGGATAAACGAGATGAACTGGTGGAAGTTATCGAGGCTGGCCTAGAAGTTATCAATAATCCAGATGAAGAAGATGGACAAGATGAAGATGATGGAGTAGGAGACAGGCAGCTGTATAGTGAAAATGATTTTATAGAAG GTTACTATCGTACAGAAAGAGATAAGGGGACACAGTATGAGCTGTTTTATAAGAAGATGGATGGCATGGAGTACAGGCATGTCACCTTGTTCCGACCTTTTGGACCCCTCATGAAAGTGAAGAGTGAAACAGTCGATATTTCTAGATCGATCATTAACGTTATTGTTCCTCTTGCTGGAAGAACTGAGGCATTTGCACAATTTATGCAAAACTTTAG GGATGTGTGTATTCATCAGGATAAGCGTGTTCACCTCACAGTTGTATACTTTGGACAAGATGGTCTATCAGAAGTAAAAAGCATCCTAGAATCTGTAGCTAG CTTAGGTTGCAAAGGTTTCCTGAAGACTACTAAAAATCAAGTTATAGCCAGAAAAGACTTTGAGGTTTCTGACAGTCCAAAAAACAACAGGG ATTTACTTTGGGTTTGGCTCTGTTTTTCTTGTAGAGAAACTGACTTCCACAATTACACGCTTGTCTCTCTGAATGAGGAATTTAACCGAGGCCGAGGACTTGACATGGGTGCCAGAGCCTGGGAAAAGGGCGAGGTCCTGATGTTCTTCTGTGATGTTGATGTTTATTTCACAGCCGAATTCCTCAACAGCTGCCGCTTAAACGCTGAGCCCG ggaaaaaagtttTCTATCCTGTGGTATTCAGCCTTTACAATCCTGCTATTGTCTATGCCAATCAAGATATACCACCTCCTGTGGAGCAGCAATTG GTACACAAGAAGGATTCTGGTTTCTGGAGGGATTTTGGCTTTGGGATGACTTGTCAATATCGGACAGACTTTCTGACTGTTG GGGGTTTTGACTTGGAGGTGAAAGGCTGGGGCGGCGAGGATGTCCACCTGTACAGGAAGTACTTGCACGGGGAGCTGATGGTGGTCAGGACGCCGGTGCCGGGGCTGTTCCACCTGTGGCACGAGAAGCACTGTGCGGACGAGCTGACGCCGGAGCAGTACCGCATGTGCATCCAGTCCAAGGCCATGAACGAGGCGTCGCACTCGCACCTGGGCATGCTGGTGTTCCGCGAGGAGATCGAGGCGCACCTGCGCAAGCAGGCCTACAGGACTAACAGCGAGGCCGCGCGCTGA
- the CSGALNACT2 gene encoding chondroitin sulfate N-acetylgalactosaminyltransferase 2 isoform X2, whose protein sequence is MRMPRRGLVIQARTRWLLVGLALLFSLVLLMYLLECAPQTDGNGSLPGVVGESMGKEYYQALLQEQEEHYQNRATSLKRQIAQLKQELQEMSDKLKSLQEKKSPKVNGMNYQGTKEQTSNDLLEFLHSQIDKAEVSVGAKLPSEYGVIPFESFTSMKVFQLEMGLTRHPEEKPVRKDKRDELVEVIEAGLEVINNPDEEDGQDEDDGVGDRQLYSENDFIEGYYRTERDKGTQYELFYKKMDGMEYRHVTLFRPFGPLMKVKSETVDISRSIINVIVPLAGRTEAFAQFMQNFRDVCIHQDKRVHLTVVYFGQDGLSEVKSILESVARETDFHNYTLVSLNEEFNRGRGLDMGARAWEKGEVLMFFCDVDVYFTAEFLNSCRLNAEPGKKVFYPVVFSLYNPAIVYANQDIPPPVEQQLVHKKDSGFWRDFGFGMTCQYRTDFLTVGGFDLEVKGWGGEDVHLYRKYLHGELMVVRTPVPGLFHLWHEKHCADELTPEQYRMCIQSKAMNEASHSHLGMLVFREEIEAHLRKQAYRTNSEAAR, encoded by the exons ATGAGAATGCCCAGAAGAGGCTTAGTAATTCAAGCCAGGACTCGTTGGCTATTGGTGGGCCTTGCTTTGCTGTTCAGTTTAGTCTTGCTCATGTATTTGCTGGAGTGTGCTCCACAGACAGATGGCAATGGATCTCTGCCTGGTGTTGTAGGTGAAAGCATGGGTAAGGAGTACTATCAGGCTCTCTTGCAGGAACAAGAAGAGCATTATCAAAACCGAGCTACCAGTCTGAAACGTCAGATTGCCCAGCTAAAGCAAGAGCTTCAGGAAATGAGTGACAAATTGAAGtccctgcaggaaaaaaagagcCCGAAGGTCAATGGTATGAACTACCAGGGCACCAAAGAACAAACATCCAATGATCTCCTAGAGTTTCTTCATTCCCAGATTGACAAAGCTGAGGTGAGCGTGGGGGCCAAACTGCCTAGTGAGTATGGAGTCATTCCTTTTGAAAGCTTTACATCCATGAAAGTATTCCAGCTGGAGATGGGGCTCACTCGGCATCCAGAAGAGAAACCTGTCAGAAAGGATAAACGAGATGAACTGGTGGAAGTTATCGAGGCTGGCCTAGAAGTTATCAATAATCCAGATGAAGAAGATGGACAAGATGAAGATGATGGAGTAGGAGACAGGCAGCTGTATAGTGAAAATGATTTTATAGAAG GTTACTATCGTACAGAAAGAGATAAGGGGACACAGTATGAGCTGTTTTATAAGAAGATGGATGGCATGGAGTACAGGCATGTCACCTTGTTCCGACCTTTTGGACCCCTCATGAAAGTGAAGAGTGAAACAGTCGATATTTCTAGATCGATCATTAACGTTATTGTTCCTCTTGCTGGAAGAACTGAGGCATTTGCACAATTTATGCAAAACTTTAG GGATGTGTGTATTCATCAGGATAAGCGTGTTCACCTCACAGTTGTATACTTTGGACAAGATGGTCTATCAGAAGTAAAAAGCATCCTAGAATCTGTAGCTAG AGAAACTGACTTCCACAATTACACGCTTGTCTCTCTGAATGAGGAATTTAACCGAGGCCGAGGACTTGACATGGGTGCCAGAGCCTGGGAAAAGGGCGAGGTCCTGATGTTCTTCTGTGATGTTGATGTTTATTTCACAGCCGAATTCCTCAACAGCTGCCGCTTAAACGCTGAGCCCG ggaaaaaagtttTCTATCCTGTGGTATTCAGCCTTTACAATCCTGCTATTGTCTATGCCAATCAAGATATACCACCTCCTGTGGAGCAGCAATTG GTACACAAGAAGGATTCTGGTTTCTGGAGGGATTTTGGCTTTGGGATGACTTGTCAATATCGGACAGACTTTCTGACTGTTG GGGGTTTTGACTTGGAGGTGAAAGGCTGGGGCGGCGAGGATGTCCACCTGTACAGGAAGTACTTGCACGGGGAGCTGATGGTGGTCAGGACGCCGGTGCCGGGGCTGTTCCACCTGTGGCACGAGAAGCACTGTGCGGACGAGCTGACGCCGGAGCAGTACCGCATGTGCATCCAGTCCAAGGCCATGAACGAGGCGTCGCACTCGCACCTGGGCATGCTGGTGTTCCGCGAGGAGATCGAGGCGCACCTGCGCAAGCAGGCCTACAGGACTAACAGCGAGGCCGCGCGCTGA
- the CSGALNACT2 gene encoding chondroitin sulfate N-acetylgalactosaminyltransferase 2 isoform X3 yields MRMPRRGLVIQARTRWLLVGLALLFSLVLLMYLLECAPQTDGNGSLPGVVGESMGKEYYQALLQEQEEHYQNRATSLKRQIAQLKQELQEMSDKLKSLQEKKSPKVNGMNYQGTKEQTSNDLLEFLHSQIDKAEVSVGAKLPSEYGVIPFESFTSMKVFQLEMGLTRHPEEKPVRKDKRDELVEVIEAGLEVINNPDEEDGQDEDDGVGDRQLYSENDFIEGYYRTERDKGTQYELFYKKMDGMEYRHVTLFRPFGPLMKVKSETVDISRSIINVIVPLAGRTEAFAQFMQNFRDVCIHQDKRVHLTVVYFGQDGLSEVKSILESVASLGCKGFLKTTKNQVIARKDFEVSDSPKNNREKLTSTITRLSL; encoded by the exons ATGAGAATGCCCAGAAGAGGCTTAGTAATTCAAGCCAGGACTCGTTGGCTATTGGTGGGCCTTGCTTTGCTGTTCAGTTTAGTCTTGCTCATGTATTTGCTGGAGTGTGCTCCACAGACAGATGGCAATGGATCTCTGCCTGGTGTTGTAGGTGAAAGCATGGGTAAGGAGTACTATCAGGCTCTCTTGCAGGAACAAGAAGAGCATTATCAAAACCGAGCTACCAGTCTGAAACGTCAGATTGCCCAGCTAAAGCAAGAGCTTCAGGAAATGAGTGACAAATTGAAGtccctgcaggaaaaaaagagcCCGAAGGTCAATGGTATGAACTACCAGGGCACCAAAGAACAAACATCCAATGATCTCCTAGAGTTTCTTCATTCCCAGATTGACAAAGCTGAGGTGAGCGTGGGGGCCAAACTGCCTAGTGAGTATGGAGTCATTCCTTTTGAAAGCTTTACATCCATGAAAGTATTCCAGCTGGAGATGGGGCTCACTCGGCATCCAGAAGAGAAACCTGTCAGAAAGGATAAACGAGATGAACTGGTGGAAGTTATCGAGGCTGGCCTAGAAGTTATCAATAATCCAGATGAAGAAGATGGACAAGATGAAGATGATGGAGTAGGAGACAGGCAGCTGTATAGTGAAAATGATTTTATAGAAG GTTACTATCGTACAGAAAGAGATAAGGGGACACAGTATGAGCTGTTTTATAAGAAGATGGATGGCATGGAGTACAGGCATGTCACCTTGTTCCGACCTTTTGGACCCCTCATGAAAGTGAAGAGTGAAACAGTCGATATTTCTAGATCGATCATTAACGTTATTGTTCCTCTTGCTGGAAGAACTGAGGCATTTGCACAATTTATGCAAAACTTTAG GGATGTGTGTATTCATCAGGATAAGCGTGTTCACCTCACAGTTGTATACTTTGGACAAGATGGTCTATCAGAAGTAAAAAGCATCCTAGAATCTGTAGCTAG CTTAGGTTGCAAAGGTTTCCTGAAGACTACTAAAAATCAAGTTATAGCCAGAAAAGACTTTGAGGTTTCTGACAGTCCAAAAAACAACAGGG AGAAACTGACTTCCACAATTACACGCTTGTCTCTCTGA